Within Sphingobium aromaticiconvertens, the genomic segment CCTCGCGCGACGGCGCTTCTCGCCCCCGCAGGGTGATGGTACGCTCCCTGATGTCAGCGGTGAGGCCCGAAGGCGCGAGGAGGGCGGCCACGGCGTCTTCGACCGTGTAGGCCCCGGCGAGAGACGGGGCGCGACGACCCTTGAGCGACCGGCCATCGGCAACGAGTTGATAATCGCTCATCCTGGCTATTGCGCGCAGCGCATCGCCAAGATCCTGCTCAGGCAGATCGTAACTTTTGGGTGCTTCCTGGGCATGGATCTGGGGAACCAGAATGCACATGGACAGTGCAACGCTGCTGAGAAGCCCAATTTTACCGATACGCATGAAACTTGCCCCCTTGTTCCGCAGGGCCTCTTATTGAGGCTCAGAACGGAAGACGGGCGCGTGCCTATCTAAAGCTGCAGTGCGTCATTATTTTTCGGCGGTGAGCAGCAATATGTTTTTCTGGGTTCGTTCGATCTTGAGGTTGAGAAAGCCGCTCAAGGCTTGGGCAACGCGCTCAATATTGCGGATTTCGATGTCAGCGAAAATCTCGCGCGCGCCCAGGGTCGGCTGTGCCAGAACGATCTTGGTCTCGCTATAGCTGTTTGCTTCGGCGATGACGTCGCTGACCGGGACATAATCATAGCTCTTCACGCCGCTCACCCATTGCTGCTCTGACCGTTTGGCAGGATTGACGGAAAAATCCGGGATTTGTCCAGCCTTGAGCGTCAATAGCTGGCCGGAATGCAATGTAAGGGCTTTGGGCAGCTGGCGCGGGTCAGTGCGGGGTAGTGTGACATTGACCTCGCCCTCGATGGCATGAACGCGTGCGCCCTTACGGATCGTCATGTCGAACTGGCCGACGCCTGCCGTCACCTCAATGCCGCGGCCATGGACCAAAAAGGGTCTTGCCGTCTGGCTGGCAACGGTGAAGCGGGCACGTCCACGCTTGAGTTCGATCGTGCGGCGCTCGGCAGTATATCCAATCAGAACCAACGTGTCGGTATCCAATAAGATAGAGCTGCCATCTTCAAGGCGCTCCGTGCGCACCTCGCCGACCCGTGTCTCCAGCGGCGTGCGCGCCTCGCTCTGCCCGATCAGCGAGGGCGGTGCATCGGTTGAACGCCAAAGCAGACCCGTTGCCGCAAGGAGGCAAAGCGCCACTGATGCGGCGAGGAGAAGCCGTGGTGGACGGCTTTCCACTTTTCGCGTCTGGTGCAGGAGAGGCCCGCGCGAATGCGTTTGTACGGCGGCTTGGCTTGCCTGCTGCACGGTGTCTACCACGCGCAGATAGGCGAGCTTACGGGAAGGGTTTTCGGCGATCCAGACGTCGAAGGCACGCTGATGTGGACCCAGCCTGTCGAGATTCCTGGGATCTGGCACAGCGTCCGCGTCGGCCATGATCAGCATGGCCCATTCATGGGCATCGCGCGATCCTTCGTGGGGATCATGATCGGCAGGCAGGTCAGTCATCATTCGCCTCGCGATAGGCGGTAACATGGCGAATAGCTTTGAGCATCTGTTTCTGCACGACCCAGAGCGGAAGATCGAGCTCTGCTGCAATCGCGACATAGGTCTGCCCTTCGACCCGATTGCGCAGGAAGATATCTAGCGTTTGTGATGGAAGTTGGTTGAGGATCAGCGTCCAGCGCGCCAGATCCTGCTTTGCCTGCAACTCGCGATGGGTGTCGGATGGGGCAATTGCATGCAGGCCATCGTCGAGCGGCTTGGTGCGTTTCGACAACAGAGTGGATCCGCGCTCGACGAAATCGCGCAGCAGGTTCGTCGCGATGCGCGTGAGGTAAGCCTGTGGGCTGGCAAGCGCTTGTGCGGGCGCTGCGCGCACGAAACGAGTGAAGCTTTCCTGGGCAAGTTCGTCGGCATCGGCCTGATTGCCAAGCTGGCGCGTGAAGAAGCGCATGAGGCGGGGCTTCTCCCTTGTATAGAATTCCGGGAAGCTGAACCTGCCGGAATCTCTGATTATGACCGGATCGCGCAGGCGATCCTCTTGTCTGCCCTGGCTCATTCGTCGCACCTATGTCCACTCGGGGCGACGGCCAAAGCCGGATGTTAGTAACCTGGCATACACACAGGCGCATGCGCCTTTACCGTTGCCGGCTGGACATACGCGCATGCCACCCGGCCCCAGTGAAACTGCGACCGAGCTGTATATGCAGGGGTTACTAAGCCCCACTTCTGCGCTTTCAGCAGAAGCGGGGCTACCTTGCCGGATTGGCGGGGCAGCGCAACCCCCTAAGAAACCCATTATGACGTTTTTACGAAGCGGATTAGCTGTTGAAGGAAGGGGTGGGTGACCGACCGCTGCGCGGGCATCGCGCTCTTGTCGGCACGGCGTGCCGCCACGCCGACCTAGCTCGGCTACGCCGATCCCGGCCCTCCGGGCGGTGATCGCTGTCGCGGCGGTGAGGGCGAGGTGTGGAGCGGGGAAGTGCCGAGGGGAAAGGCGGTAGGTAGAACGCGCCGATCCCTCCCGCACGAGAAAAAGTAATTTCGCGGGGCCTTGGTAGGGAAGGGGGAACGGGTTGGGGACTGAACCCGATATGCGGAGTGTCCTGCTGTGACCTTGCTACCTGTCCTGCGCCAGGCATTGGCGAAATTGATTTTGTGCCTTCAAAACCTGGCGGACGATGACCGTTGCTGCGCGCGGATCGACCGCTATCTCGATACTGTTGACCTGCAGATGATGGCTGAACCGATCGGCGCGGGCGGCGGCGAGGAAGCTGCGCGAATCAGGCAAGTCGTCGCTAAAATGCAGCCGCTGACGCGTGCCATCCTCATTCTTGTCGTCGGGCGAAAAATGAGCGTGGCGGAAGTATCACTGCGTTTTGGGATGCGCGAGGAGCGGGTGTGTCGACATTACCGGGCGGCCGTGGGCGAGGTGACGGCGCGATGCGACGCGGACGGTGTGACGTAAATCGTCGGCCCGCCTGCTGAGCAGATAGACGGCCAGGACTGGGACTTTCCCGAATGTCGGCTTCGGAGCGTCGAAGCGTGGAAAGCAGACGTTAGGGATGGCCATCGCTGTCGCTACCGTTTTCGACCTTACGAATCGCCGCAATGGAAAGGCGAGCTTTTCAGTAGAGCCGAACCTAACTGCTCAATCAGTCCAGCAAACTCCAGAACTGCCGACTCTTTGATTACCAGCCGCTGCCCAACGGCGTAGGTCGCATCGCCACTCCGCGTAATGTAGTCTGCGTCTACGATGCCCTGTTGGTGAGCAAGTAAATGGCGTTGCTGGTAGAAAACTCGGAGACGATCCATAGCTGCCGTGCCTACAATTTTCTCAAACGACGACCCCGCCACCGTATCCCACAGATTGGATCCCGCATCGAGGTTTTGAAACGCATTTCGCCGGGCCGATACGCCGGCCCGGCTTTCGTAAATCTGCTCCGCTAGGCGCTGAAACGACATCACCGTATCCTGAATAGCCTTTTCCAGCAGTGTGCGAGTCATCAACTCAGCTTCGTCCGGGCCTAACGTGTTGCGTAGAGTTTCACGTAGCCCAGCGGCGGTCCTGATGGTGGCGAGGGTCTGCTGAAATGTGTGGTGGGCAGAGTTATGCCCGCAACTAGGACAGAAATATGCGGCACCTACGTATGAATAGCGACAGCCGCAAGAATCGCATTTGGTACGCAAGCGCATGGGCTCTGCGGATGCAACCGGCAACAACACTGCGTTGCGGCCACCTTTCACGTTTAGGGTGATGCTTAGGAACGAGCCTGGCCGCTGTCGCCGCTTCGAAGCCGCGGCATCTGCTCGCATCGCCCCGTTGATGCGATTAATCACGACTCCGCGCGCGTACTGCTTGGCCGCTTCTATCTGCTCCGTCGTGTACCAAGACTTTGCCGGTGCGGCATGTCGGCAGGATGGGCAGAACACTTCCTCATCGCGGACGAGATTTGTCCAGTCTTCAGCAACTATCTTGAATTGGAACAGGCATGCTTCAGCCGGGCATTCCTTATCGGCATATCCCTCAGAATCGGCTTCCAAAGGAACCTCTACCTGTTGAAGGCGGGAGAGGCGGTCAAGTTCGTGTTGGAGGTTCTCAAACATGCAGCCGCTCGGATGTTGATGGTTCAGTACATAACATGAACGAATGGAGGGCATATGTCCAGTTGCGCTGACCTTGTTCGCCTAGGCTGAACGAGATTGATCATTGCGGAGTGCTTCGAGGCAATTTGGAAATGTCGTCCCGAAAAGTTCGGAAAGCTCTTCTATGGTCGCGGATGTCGGGATGTGCCGTACTTGTATCGTTGCGATAGCATCACGATCTTTACTGCTCTGCAAGAGGACCACGGATCATGACCGAAATCGACTGGGACAATCTGCCGCCGACGACAATCCCAACCGATCTGGGACTCACTGTGAAAGGGTTCGAAAACGAGGAGGGCGCGCGCGAACTCGGTCATGCGGTGCTCGATGCCATTAGGCTGTTTGGCCGCTTCATGAACCTGTCGACGCTTGATGGGGTCACGGTTGCGATCGACTATGATCAAGCCCTAGCCGATCTCGACCGCGGCCTGCCTGGGCTAAGGCCGCTTACCCGCTCGAACACCGCCGAGATGCAGGGCGTCGCGATGTCGCCGGCGGTGATGCGCGACGGTCAGGTCAAAACACACCTCGTCTTTAACGCCCAGATGGTCGCAGGCCTTACAGCCGACATCGCGGCCGAGGAAGACAAAGCGGCGGCCATCGGAATCATCGCGCATGAATGCGCGCACGTGCAGGTCACGGCCCAGAAAGAGGCGGCAATCCCCGAGGCGCGCTTCGGTACTCGGATCGAAGGCTATGAGCGTTCGGTGATGTTCCAGATCGCCGAGGTCTGCTGGGACGAATATGCCGCCTGCCGAATGTCGGCGCTCTTCAATCGCCAGCAGACCCGATACCATGGCGAGTCTATGATCGGGACCGTCGCGATCGCCCGTGACCGCGCCAATGCGGCTATCAAGGCTTATCGCACCCACGCTGATATTGACCAGCTTGTTGGCGAAGCAGGTCCCGCGCTGGTCCAACCGATCAAGATCGGCGCCTATCTGCTGGGCGGGATGGACGGGGAAGGCTTTGACTGGACCGATGTCCCAGGCATAAGGGCGGCGATCGTCAATGCTGGCTATGACGATTTGATCGACGAGCTTCACGCCATCCTGCGAGAGCTTTGGGACAGCCAAGGCGCATGGGACCCGAGCATCGCTACGTTCGAACCGCTTATCGATTTCGCCCATGAGGTGTTCGCCGATGGTGGGCTTATCTTCCACACCGAAGATGACGGGCGCTGTCATATCGACGTGCCCTTCTCGTCGGAAACGATGCCGAACGCGTTTTACCATTGATCAGCTGTATCGCGGCGAAACCGCGTCCCCTCGTCAGCGCGCGGTATTGGCGGTGTGAAACCTTTGCGCAGTGAACACTACTATCTTCGGTTGACTGAGAAAAAGGATGTTGGACAGCAGCATCAGGCCTCTCAATTCGCACGGCGAGGGCGTGTGTTCGCCTGGCCCGCACCATCGACTGATGGGCTAAAGCCGGCCCTCGGTCACGCGAGAGGGTTGTCATCCTCCTCGGCGACAAGATTTCCCGGTGCGAAATTCAGCGCGATACCTGGCGTTCTACCGGCTTCATGGAACCATAGGCTGACGATCTTCGCGTCGTCGCTCGCTGGAAGGGGTTTCGCACTGCGAACCTTGAATGTCGTAGGCAGGTTCACCGCGTTCCCGAACACAAGCGCATGCTGCTTGGGCAGCGTCGGTAGACGCCGGAGGACGCCCTCGGAAATCGACGGGGACATCTGGCGGATCTGCGACAGATCGTCCGGATTCTGGATGCGGTGCACCACGAAGTTGGAGCACTGTGAAAGGACGGTCTTCGACAGCTCGCTCGGGCGTTGCGATGCCACGATCAGGAAGAGACCGTACTTCCTTCCCTCCTTGGCTATGCGGTCGAAGATCCGCCCGGCGTCCAGCGCATAGCGCGACGGTGTCGCGGAAATGTATCGATGCGCCTCCTCTAGCAGCAGGTGGACTGGAAAGCGGTTACGCGGCTCCGCCTGCCGCAGAAGGCGAAACACCATCCGCGCGGCGATCGCGCTCACCAGTTCGACGACCTCGTCTTCGACGGCATTCATGTCGATAATTATAATCTGGGAAGTCTTGGCGCTCGCGCCCTGGACGGAAGCGAGGCCCAGCAGCCTTCCCAGAAACGGCCCCGTCTCCTTGGAATCTTCCGCTGCCGAATGACGAAGAAACGCATAGTCCTGGCGTTCGAGCAGGGCCTTATATCGCGTAACCATTTGCGAGCAATAGTCGCGGATCTGCCGATTCCCGTGTGCCTCTTCATAGAGCAAAGCGAGATCGATCGCCTCGCCCAGCGTGTCGAAGTCGAATGGCCGGTTCGAATAGTCAGGTAGCCTGAAGTCGTTGATGACGTATCCGCCCTGGCCATCGTCACCCGACAGATAGGCGAACGCGCCATCCACATCATTCATGTTGCCATAGTGGACGTGGATCATGGCGCCGATGGTGGCAGAGTTGATCTCGTCCGTGCGGAACCGTTGGAGGATTCCCAATATCCGGGTCTCTTTCGCACCCGGTGGACTCTCGTCGGAAAGGATGCCGGCCACACACTTGGCGAGGATGTGGTTGCGGATCTTGGTCAGCTGCTGGCCGGCGCCGCCGTCGAACAGGGTGGCCAGTCCCAAGGCCATACGAAGGATCGGCACCTGCGTGCGCTCGCTGGCCTGGAGCAGCAGCTCCCATTCTGACAGGTCGAGGAACCAGTGCGGAATTCGGAACCGGCCAGGGTCGGCCGTGCCGTCGAGAATGAGACGGTCGACCCCGATCACTCCGGCCTTCCTGATGTCCTCAAATGCCTGATGGTACTCGCCGTTGACGTCGAGCACGACGAACGTTGCGCCACGGGCGTGATGCTCGGCTGGCTTCGTGAAAAGCTCCTGCAGGATCGACGCTACCGTACACGACTTGCCGCTGCCCGTGTTCCCCAGCACGGCGGCATGCCCCCCGAAGAGGTCGTCTATCCGCGCCTTGACCTGATAGCCGTCGAAAACCACAGACTTGCCGATTTCGAGAATGCGCAGGCGTGTCGCATCGTGGGGAACGCAGGGCCCCTCATCGGGGCCGGCAGAGGGTTCCGACGCCGGGTTGGTGTCGAATATCCGATCCAGCTCATGATCCAGCGCGTAGAGCGCATCTGCGTAGAGGGAAGGAAAAACTGATACGCCGAACCTGAACCGCCCCCCTTCGATGGGCAGCATGCCGACCGGCACCACGTCGAGGAACTTGGCGGACGCCGCCTTGTCGATGTCTCCACCCGACCCGGCATCCTTCTCGCGCAGGCCGACGATCTCCGCGACGACATACTCGGCCTGCGCCGGTATCATCACGAACGATCCTAGCCGCGCGACGTAATGAAGGTCGTCGAAGCCCACCACGGTGAAGCTGTCTGTCCCACCGCGCATCTCGATGACGAACTTGTCGGCCGAAACCGCGACGACCGAGCCGATCGCCCGCCGGCGATCGTCAGTCGCCATCGGTCGCGTCCTGCGCCGAGCCGGTGCCTTTGGCCATCTTCTGAAGGACCAGCTTCACGGCGTCGTCTATCCGGTCGGACGGCTGACGTGGAAGGAGGTGTTGCACGATCGTGGAAAAGTAATGAGCTGGCGCACCGTCCTTCGGGCCTGGTCCGCCGATGATCCATATCCGCGGATCGCCTAGGGCGCGCAACTTGGCGATATCGCCTTCCGATTCGGGGTCGGCGAAAATGATCAGCCTGAAGGTTGGGACGGTCAGGGCCTGATATATGATATTGTTGATGTGCTCGTCGCCGAATGCGAATCCCATCGTGATGAGAACGCTCTGCTCGCGTACGATGCGCGACTGGAATTCCCTGAACAGATCCGAATAAGGTGAACCGAGGCTCGAGTTCTGCTTCGAAGGTGTCGGAAAGATCATCACCTTCGACGGCTCGCTCTGCGGCCACAGCTCCCGGATGGGGAAGAGACCGTGATCGTCCTCGGTCCAGCTGATCGAACCGTGCAGCTTGCACAGATAGACGAAGCCGTCGACCGCCGACCACTTCCTGTTGGTGATGTCGAGCTGCTCCGCCATCGCGTATCTGAAGGTGGACGGGTTGAACCGGCGCTCGACCACGCCCGAGAAGCCGTTGGCATATGGCAGACCCAGACGGTCCATCGCTCGCTCGTTGAACAGGTCGTAGTTCGTGGAGAATATCCACGGTCGTGGGAGTGATCGGTCGCGAAGGATCAGCCGCCGATAGAATGACTCGTACGTTCCCAGCACGGAGTCGTCGCCCTTCGAGAACAGGCCTGCGGTGCACCTCTCCCACAGGAAGGCCTGCACCTTCCCGATCATCTTCTCGATCTTGGCGGCCTCCTCCTCGTCGCCATCATCGTCACTGCGCCTCAGCACGAACCGCAGCGCGTGTAGGGTCTCCATCAGGCGTTCGAGGTTGCGTGCATACTCGCCTTCGAGGCTCAAACCGTAGCCGGCAAGGCAGCTTCGCTCCGACGCGTCGAACACCCAAGGCTCGGCACCTTCTGGAGCAGCGCAGAATTCCCTGGCCAATGGCAGCATCGTCGAGATGCCGCGCTCCTTATCATCGACCACCATCGAGGAGCAGCCTGCGCCGAGCAAGAACGCGACGTTCCGTGCACCCAACGCCTCGGCAAGGGCCTTGCGTACCTGATCGGGCCCCTTCTCCCAGTCCAAGTCCTGAGCGGCGTGATCACCTTGTCGAATGAAAGAAAAGCCTGAGGTCGGTGCTGGCGCCGGTGCCAGATTTTCGTCCTGAGTATTTACCGCTTCGCTCACGCGTCATCCCTGATCCAGTTACGATAGCATATCGACACCATTCAGCCGAGTAATACAACCGTTGCGACGGGCGAGGTGGCACAGGATTTTTCTCGACCTCTGACGCTTCGCCTTCGCCCTTCCATTTCACCCTCAATCATTGGGATGATAAACACGGGGCGGCATCGACCAATCGTACGTTCAGTATGGGCAAGGGGTCACCACTGATTGACCGCTGAATGCAACTGCCAGTATTGGGGCACATTGCTATCTGGCGGCTTCGCATTTAGCGGACAGCAAGTTCTAGGAGGAGCTGTCTATCCAAGTCCGAACGTAAACGAGGCATCTTGGTCGACAGCTGCCGGAAAAGCGGAATGTCTGCCGCTGGGAATCGCAAATCTGGCGCCGAGCGACCGGCATGGGTCGCGATCGCAGCCGGGTGACGGCCTACGCTGATATGCATTCAAGGCCGAATTCGCCCTGCTAATGAAACAGTCGCACTCTCTCATTTTCCCGACTGCTCAACCAGCCTTGCCGCCAAATCTCGCGCGGTGCGTGCTGCCCCCATTAATGTCGCCGATCCCGCCCCACTCCAGTCACCATAGCCCGCAAGCCAAAGCCGCGGTTCCCTGATCGATCGTTGCCCGTTTAACAGTACGCGGCCATCTCCCTCGACCACGCCTAGTTCGAAAAGGTGATTCAGCGCGGGCCTGAACCCGGTACACCAGATGATGGCATCGACGGCCATGTCCGATCCGTCCGGCCAGACGATGCCAGTGGGCGTCATCCGGTCAAAAGGCCTTACCGAAGACAAGTCGCCCCGGTCGCGCGCGGCCTTGACCGGCGGAACCATGACGATGTCGCCAATGCCTCCGACCGGCATATCATTTGCGTCGCCCTTCATGCGCGCGACAGCCCGTTCGAACAGCACGCGGCCATCGACGTCATCGGGCAGGAAGATCGGTTCCTGGGTCGTTACCCATAGGGTACGGGCTATCGGGGCAATCTCGGCTATGATCTGCGCGCCGCTGTTGCCGCCGCCGACCACCAGCACGGTCTGACCGGCATAGTCTTCGGGGCCAACATAGTGCGCGGAATGAACCTGACCGCCTTCGAACAACGCGCGTCCGGCTATGTCCGGCACATAGGGATGCGACCATGTGCCGGTCGCGCTGACGACCATCCTCGCCGTCATCTTGCCCTGGTTCGTGGCGATCTCCAGCCCTGCGCCGCCTGGCTCGATCGTCTCCACACGGACAGGTCGGCGGATCGGCAGGTCGTAGCGGTGCTCATAAGCGCGCAGATAGGCGAGCACATCGTCGCGGGTCGGATAGCCTTCATGATGGGGCGGCGGCATCATCCAGCCGGGAAGCGAACTATATCCAGCCGGCGAGAACAGCCGGAGCGAATTCCAGCCATGGCGCCACGCACCGCCAGGCCCGTCTTCGCGATCGAGGATCAGGAAGTCCGCTTTGGCGCGGCGCAAATAATAGCCGAGCGCCAGGCCCATCTGTCCGCCGCCGACGATGATGATGTCATGCCTGTTCAATGCCTGGTCCTGACTCAAGCCGGCAGAAGGGATCGTGCCGGGTCAGTCCTGCATGGGCTATTATGTCACCTGTGACGATAGACGATGGAGGGCGGCGCTAGTTGCGAACGCTATTCGGCGGACGACCCTGCAAGCGCCTCGCGCATGATGTAATAGAGGCTGTGCTGCTCGATCGTGCCCTTGACCAGATGCGCCATCGGCCCTGATGCGCGGGCCAGCACATCGTCGCCACCGTGCGTTTCCGACCCCAGCGGCACCAGCGCCTGCTGGCGATAGTCGAGCGCCGTCGTGTCGGTCTGGAGCGGATCGGCGCGCGGCGTGTCGATCGTTGCGCCCGGACCATTGGCGTAACCCAGCGTCGTATAGCCTTTGCCGTCCTTCGCCTTGAGCGCCTGACCGCCATTGGTCACCGTACCCAGGATCGGGTTGCCGCGACCGGGGTAGCCGCTGATCGCGAAGGTGTGGCTATGGTCCGCGGTTGCCAGCACCAGCGTATCTGTGCGGTCGGTCACCTCCATCGCGACCTTGACTGCCTCGTCCATGGCGATGGTGTCCTCCAGCGCCCGGCGGGCGTTGCCAGCATGATGCGCGTGGTCGATCCGGCCACCTTCCACCAAAAGGACATACCCCTTTTCGCGGCTGCCCAGCATGGTGATTGCCGCACGGGTCATATCCGCCAGCGAGGGCTCTCCGCCGAAGTCCTTCGCGCGATCGGCTTCATATTGCATATGGTCTGGCTCGAAGAGGCCGAGCAGGCGCGAGGTTTTGGCGAAATCGACCTTGGCAAAGGCGTCGCTGTTCCAGACATAGGCGCCACGCGGATTGCGCCGCTGCCATGCTTTGGTCAGGTCTTTCCGATCGGTGCGCTTTCCCTTGGCAGCGGCATATTCGGGGTCGCGACTGGTCGTCGGCAGAAAGTTGGCGCGGCCACCGCCCAGGATGAGGTCGAGCCGTGAACCGACATCGCCTTCGATCATCTGCCGCGCAATGTCGATGCAGCCCTGCGCGCGGGCGTCGGCGGACAGGTCGCCATCGGCTTCCCAGTCGCGCTGGCGGTGTGGGCATAGGTGGCGGCAGGCGTCGCATGGGTGATGCGGGCGGTGGAGATCACGCCTGTCGCCATGCCCTGCACCTGAGCAAAGCCAAACAGTGACGGCAGTTCGTGCGCCTTGCTGCCGGCGCAGTCATTTTCCGCCACTTCGGGGCCGACGCCAATGACGCCATTGCGCGTCTTGACGCCGGTCAGGATCGCCGTGGCGGTTGGTGCCGAGTCCGACACCTGCCCGTCATGGGAGTAGGTCTTGATCAGCGCGGTGTTGGACAGGCGGTCCATGGCGGGGACGAAGGATTCACCATCCACGCCCTGCCGCTGCCCCTGATGGATGCGCGCTGCGGTCAGGGTGCTTACGCCCATGCCGTCGCCGATGAACAGGATGATGTTGCGCGCCTTGCCGATCACCGGTGCATCCGCCTTGATACGCTCCAGTTCAGCCATCGCCTGCGCGCGATAGGCGTCCGTCGTCGTGGCGTGCTGGGCCAGCGCCGGACCTGCGGTGATGAGTAGCGCAACGATAAAAGGGCAAGCGAAACGGCGGGCTGCCAGCATGAAAGGTCTCCTTTGGGAGAAGCTCCTTCCACGCAATGATGACATAAAGACTACAATGATTCGATATTTTTGCGTTTCTCGAAATATCATTGACGGCCGTCTTGTGGGACCATAATTCGACGATGATCGAATCGAGGGTAGCAATGGATCAGGATAAAGCTGTCGCCGCACTTGCCGCGCTGGCGCAGGATACACGGCTTTCGGTGTTCCGCCTGCTGGTGAAGGCCGGTCCCGATGGCATGATTGCGGGCGCGCTTGCGCAGGCAATGGATGTGCCGCCGTCCACCATGTCCCACCATCTGGCCAAGCTGGAGCAGGCCGGACTTGCCACCTCGTGGCGGACGAGCCGTCTCATTCACTATGCTGCGGACTATGCCGGGATGCAGGCGTTGCTCGGCTTTTTGATGGCCGATTGCTGCCAGGGCGATCCCCAGATGTGCGACAGCCTTCTTTCATCCATCCGTTGCGATGCAGTTTCCCAGGGAGCCCCAGCATGACCGACAAGATCTATAACGTCCTGTTCCTGTGCACCGGCAATTCCGCCCGCTCCATTCTGGGCGAAGCGTTGATGAACAAGCTGGGCGAAGGCCGTTTTCGCGCCTGGAGTGCAGGCAGCCAGCCCAAGGGCGAAGTCCACCCCATGGCGCTGTCCGTCCTTTCGGGGCTGGGCTTCGACGTCGAGGGGATGCGCTCCAAAAGCTGGGACGAGTTCGCCGTGCCCGGTGCGCCGCAGTTCGATTTCATCTTCACCGTCTGCGACAATGCGGCAGGCGAGACCTGCCCGGTGTGGATCGGTCATCCGATGACCGCGCATTGGGGCATCGAAGATCCCGCGGCGGTCGAGGGGGATGGGCAGCGCGACGCATTCCTTCAGGCGCTGCGCTTTCTGCAGAACCGCATCGCCCTGTTCCTGGCACTGCCGCTCTCCAGCCTGGATGACATGGCGACACGCCGCAAGCTCAAGGAAATCGGACAGAGCGACGGTGCCAGCACCAAGGCGGGAGCGGACCTATGACACCGGACATCATCATCTATCACAACCCGGAATGCGGTACGTCGCGCAACACGCTGGCTATGATCCGTAACGCGGGTATCGAACCGCATGTCGTGGAATATCTCAAGACGCCGCCATCCCGAGCCATGTTGGAAGGCCTGATTGCGCGTGCCGGGATCGCCCCCCGCGCTCTGCTGCGGGAAAAGGGCACGCCCTTCACAGAGCTGGGGCTGGGCGATGACAGCCTGTCCGACGCCGCGCTGATCGATGCGATGATGGCGCATCCGATCCTCATCAACCGCCCCTTGGTGGTGTCGCCGCTGGGCGTCACACTGTGCCGTCCTTCCGAAGCCGTTCTCGACCTGATCCCGGCAGCCCAGCAAGGCGCCTTTGCCAAGGAGGATGGCGAGCAGGTCGTGGATGCCACTGGTGCCCGCGTGGGCGCGGCCTGAACGATGGCGGCTACCGCTGTCCGTCAGGCAATTCAAGCCGACGCTTCGGCGATTGCCGCCATCTACGCCCATCATGTCCGCCATGGCACGGCCAGTTTCGATACCGTGCCGCGCTCACTGGTCGAAACCGAAGGCAGGATCGCGGAATGTTTTGCGAGAAGCTGGCCCTTTCTGGTCGCTGAGCAGGACGGGCAAGTGGTGGGCTATGCCTATGC encodes:
- a CDS encoding FecR family protein, with the protein product MMTDLPADHDPHEGSRDAHEWAMLIMADADAVPDPRNLDRLGPHQRAFDVWIAENPSRKLAYLRVVDTVQQASQAAVQTHSRGPLLHQTRKVESRPPRLLLAASVALCLLAATGLLWRSTDAPPSLIGQSEARTPLETRVGEVRTERLEDGSSILLDTDTLVLIGYTAERRTIELKRGRARFTVASQTARPFLVHGRGIEVTAGVGQFDMTIRKGARVHAIEGEVNVTLPRTDPRQLPKALTLHSGQLLTLKAGQIPDFSVNPAKRSEQQWVSGVKSYDYVPVSDVIAEANSYSETKIVLAQPTLGAREIFADIEIRNIERVAQALSGFLNLKIERTQKNILLLTAEK
- a CDS encoding RNA polymerase sigma factor, which codes for MSQGRQEDRLRDPVIIRDSGRFSFPEFYTREKPRLMRFFTRQLGNQADADELAQESFTRFVRAAPAQALASPQAYLTRIATNLLRDFVERGSTLLSKRTKPLDDGLHAIAPSDTHRELQAKQDLARWTLILNQLPSQTLDIFLRNRVEGQTYVAIAAELDLPLWVVQKQMLKAIRHVTAYREANDD
- a CDS encoding sigma-70 family RNA polymerase sigma factor — its product is MTLLPVLRQALAKLILCLQNLADDDRCCARIDRYLDTVDLQMMAEPIGAGGGEEAARIRQVVAKMQPLTRAILILVVGRKMSVAEVSLRFGMREERVCRHYRAAVGEVTARCDADGVT
- a CDS encoding ATP-binding protein, which codes for MATDDRRRAIGSVVAVSADKFVIEMRGGTDSFTVVGFDDLHYVARLGSFVMIPAQAEYVVAEIVGLREKDAGSGGDIDKAASAKFLDVVPVGMLPIEGGRFRFGVSVFPSLYADALYALDHELDRIFDTNPASEPSAGPDEGPCVPHDATRLRILEIGKSVVFDGYQVKARIDDLFGGHAAVLGNTGSGKSCTVASILQELFTKPAEHHARGATFVVLDVNGEYHQAFEDIRKAGVIGVDRLILDGTADPGRFRIPHWFLDLSEWELLLQASERTQVPILRMALGLATLFDGGAGQQLTKIRNHILAKCVAGILSDESPPGAKETRILGILQRFRTDEINSATIGAMIHVHYGNMNDVDGAFAYLSGDDGQGGYVINDFRLPDYSNRPFDFDTLGEAIDLALLYEEAHGNRQIRDYCSQMVTRYKALLERQDYAFLRHSAAEDSKETGPFLGRLLGLASVQGASAKTSQIIIIDMNAVEDEVVELVSAIAARMVFRLLRQAEPRNRFPVHLLLEEAHRYISATPSRYALDAGRIFDRIAKEGRKYGLFLIVASQRPSELSKTVLSQCSNFVVHRIQNPDDLSQIRQMSPSISEGVLRRLPTLPKQHALVFGNAVNLPTTFKVRSAKPLPASDDAKIVSLWFHEAGRTPGIALNFAPGNLVAEEDDNPLA
- a CDS encoding SIR2 family protein, whose translation is MSEAVNTQDENLAPAPAPTSGFSFIRQGDHAAQDLDWEKGPDQVRKALAEALGARNVAFLLGAGCSSMVVDDKERGISTMLPLAREFCAAPEGAEPWVFDASERSCLAGYGLSLEGEYARNLERLMETLHALRFVLRRSDDDGDEEEAAKIEKMIGKVQAFLWERCTAGLFSKGDDSVLGTYESFYRRLILRDRSLPRPWIFSTNYDLFNERAMDRLGLPYANGFSGVVERRFNPSTFRYAMAEQLDITNRKWSAVDGFVYLCKLHGSISWTEDDHGLFPIRELWPQSEPSKVMIFPTPSKQNSSLGSPYSDLFREFQSRIVREQSVLITMGFAFGDEHINNIIYQALTVPTFRLIIFADPESEGDIAKLRALGDPRIWIIGGPGPKDGAPAHYFSTIVQHLLPRQPSDRIDDAVKLVLQKMAKGTGSAQDATDGD
- a CDS encoding ArsO family NAD(P)H-dependent flavin-containing monooxygenase, whose product is MSQDQALNRHDIIIVGGGQMGLALGYYLRRAKADFLILDREDGPGGAWRHGWNSLRLFSPAGYSSLPGWMMPPPHHEGYPTRDDVLAYLRAYEHRYDLPIRRPVRVETIEPGGAGLEIATNQGKMTARMVVSATGTWSHPYVPDIAGRALFEGGQVHSAHYVGPEDYAGQTVLVVGGGNSGAQIIAEIAPIARTLWVTTQEPIFLPDDVDGRVLFERAVARMKGDANDMPVGGIGDIVMVPPVKAARDRGDLSSVRPFDRMTPTGIVWPDGSDMAVDAIIWCTGFRPALNHLFELGVVEGDGRVLLNGQRSIREPRLWLAGYGDWSGAGSATLMGAARTARDLAARLVEQSGK